The genome window TGCACACCCACACGTACATCTCATAGAGTGTAGCTTTCGAGCGTAGAACAGCCACACGATAATCCGATGGGGGTTTCGTATCGCTTCCGGGGGATTGGCTGCGATTGTTGTTACCTCGATCCAGCAGATCCAAATTCCGAGATACGTATATTATGCACGCGTGTCCGTGTCTATAGATTGTTAAGAAAGCGTCCGTGGAAAACAGAACAAAAAAATGTTGCTATTCATTCGATCTGTAAGCGGGATTCCCTCGAGACATCAGCGCAAAGGGAAATATTTAGAATGGAATTCTAATCGGCTGCTGATATACCGCGAAACCGGTGAAATTAGGCTGAATAATCAAGGGCCACTTGTTTCGCGAGAAACAAGCGTTTACCCTTGGTGTGTGGGATCGATTATTAAACTGCTTTGTTTGCATTGGCCGAAGGTTCCCTGGACGGAGATCCCGAAACGAGGGATAGCCAGACGGAGAACAAAAGTCCAGACGGTGGTGCCGGTGGTGGTAGTGGCGACGGCGGTGCCGGTTCGAAGAGGCGAGGTCCGAGGACGACCATAAAGGCGAAACAGTTGGAGATTCTCAAGTCTGCCTTTTCGTCCACTCCGAAACCAACCAGGCATATCAGGGAACAATTAGCAAAAGAGACTGGCTTACCTATGAGAGTGATACAGGTTCATAAAATCTCATTTTTTGCTACTTACGATCGCTTGCAATCGATTTTAACGCGATAGTTTGTCTGCTACGTTTACTACGTTTCTGTCGTACTACGTATTTCGATACTTTATGCATAGCAGCGCGAGATTCTACCTTCTTACGACGAGCAAACGAATTAAAAGAGCGATTCCCTGCCATAAGGCCAgtaaattgaatgaaaaacaGCGGGTCGTATGGGTGTTCGCAGGTCTGGTTTCAAAATAAGAGGAGCAAAGAGCGTAGGTTAAAACAACTGACGTCGATGGGCAGGAGCCCGTTCTTCGGCGGCTCCAGAAAAATGAGGGGCTTCCCCCTGAACCTGAATCCCGGTGCTTTGGGCGGCGAGGATGGACCGCCGCCCGGTTTTCCATATTTCGGCGCGGAGAAGTTTGAATTTGGTTACGGCGGGCCCGTGGCATTTCACCATGAATTCTTTGGTGCTCATCCGCCCCCTCATCCACATGGACCGCCCTTCAGTGGACCAGGCAATCCTGGTGAGTTTTGACATTCGATTGCTCTACGAAACCTCTTTCTATTCCGTTCGATTTGTTTTCACTGGGAAAGAtcgtaaaagagaagaaaagaaaatgtcgTTCGCGATAggtgattttattttcgtggTCAGCGTAACACGGTCGATCAATGACGCGGTCGTTGGAAGGTCGTTGAAAGAGTTTCGAAACAATCGCCGCTGAAATAGTCGATTCACGTAACGCGTAGATATTCCACGTTTTACCTCGTACGATCTATTCATATTCGCGTTCACGGAATCGAAAGCAGAACCTTGTCTCGAGTTCTATCGCGACTATAATAAACATCGTAGCGGGTAGGTAGGTCGCGATAATTATGACAGCCGGGTTCGGAGATAGCAGGCCGGATACGATCCTCTCTGAATAGTACACGTAATCTGTTTCTGACAGGTTTGGACCCGGCGAGTTTAGCGGGTATGGCAGCCGCAGTGGCGGTGACAGGGGAATATCCACCTCCGGGTGCGGGAGGCGGCCCTCCGGAATTTCTCACGGGCCCTCCTGGACAGGGCCCCCCTGCACCTCCTAGCGGTAGTCCTGGAGAGTTCCTAGCACCTTCAGGTACGATTAGATTCTTTTGAAAGGCTACGCCTTTCTGACCACTAGAAAATTCATTCTTTATCCTTGCTGTACCTCCGTCACAGTCATTTTCTGTTTCGTTGATTATATTATAAGTACAAAGGTAGTCACTAGTATTATAGTAAAATTGCGATACGACGTAACGAGATTTCGAAGCAATAGTATGGGGTGTTAGAAACACAAACTTAGCATTAGTATTAGGTCAATCCCACGAGtaatatcgtttcttactCGCTTCGAATTCCAAATAAACGCGCGTATTATGCTTCGTTCATGCGTTTATAGCAACTTTACCCTTTGTTTCTCAAAGAGTATCATCTGGATGGCCCGTAACGCGTGTACGAAACAGTcggatcgatatttttcacgttAAAAGAAGTTATAAAATACGCGTCGGTGGAAACCATTCTCGGCGTGTTATATAAACTTTAAAAAAGCGGTATAACTAAGGATATTGTTAAAAACAATCGCGAAGCACACGGTGACTGTATGCTGAATGTGAGAAAAAGTCGAAAATGGTTTCTAAGCGGCAACAAACGAGCTGAATGAGTTTCTTGATTCAAAATCACAAAAGTTTGTTGAAGATAGAATCGAAaagttaattgaaaaatgGGAAAAGGTCATAGAGAGCGATGGTCAATGCCATCGATGACCTAAAAAATAAACGTAGGTATTAATTTTATCCACATATTCGGAGACAAAAGACGACGTTATTTATgggacgacctaatataacAGAGATattgaaagtaaaatacaCGAGAGACACGGTCGGGGATAAAAATAAGTGGACATGTAATTGAAATAGGTATCGATGAAGTTTCGTTAAATCCGGCCGGTTTACACAaacatgtaaatattaatttctattatttactaaataatCTATGTACTATAAGgctatgtaataaataaaactcaAGTATAACGCTAGTACTAAgatcgattaaatttcattgataccTATTTCCCCACcacatatttttctcttcgattctataaacgaggtaaagtaaAACGTCTATCTCGTAAAGTAAGATATACAAACGACACACGAAGTATAATATCTCGTAGACGAATTATGCTGCAAAATCAGGATCTTTCTAACACTCCATAATGTTGGATGAAAGACGAGGTTGGtttcgtatcttttttttttttctttcggatCCCACGTTTCTCGGGATAAATCGAAGCACCGAAAGGAACCGATTCGATGGGTTTGATATTTCTCAGGTGGAGCACAGGGTAATCCCAGTGCCGGTGGGAATGGTGGCGGTCCaggtggcggcggcggcgggGGTGGGTTCCTGGAGCCGCACCAGATGCAGAGCGAAGGGCTGGCCTGGTAGTACGAGTTTTAATTAACGTTcatttcttttcgtgttttgTTGCTTTCCATCAGCCGAGCGAAAATCGATCGAGTTTCGGAGAAAAATCGACCGGTCGCGCGCACCTGATGGAGAGACCGTACGACTTTGTTCCGGCTCCAGAGACTTTTGCCCGCGAACAAAATGTGGCGAGAGTCGTTCACGTCGAGCCACGTCGATTTTGCATCTTGTACGTTACGTTTTTGTAAGATACGCATATGATAAGACGACCGATCGTTTAGCTTTGTTTCTTTCACGGTTATCATTGtcattattaacattattatctgtattattattattattattattattatattattattatggcCGTTGGTCAAACACCAGCGcgttactattttattattatttttattatgattacgaatcattaaatattattattaatattattgtgtataaaatttcgaaatgtccTATCGTGTAATATTATACCCTCCCTGTTGATTAATTTTCGACGTTACTTTAAGAGACATCCTGTAGATATCTGCTGTTCTACACCTGAGAAACACGTACGAAAGACACGTAAAGATCATCGGAAAAATAACACGACGTACATCTGGATATACGTAAAGAGACACAGCATTACAGAATACGAACAGGTACACCGCGTACAGACGACACACAGTACACATGCGTAATTCTACACTTAAAAACCGCTGTACTATTTAtcaataaagtataaatataaataggaaTGTGTAACCTGTAACTGTTAAGGCGGCGAtcgatgtaaataaatataaatctgtcTTTTTCTGCGGGAAGCGCGCGATACAATTAGTTGACTGATTTCCGTCACTGAACTGTGTAATTGTAACTTGCATTACCAACGTCTTACGAGAAAAAGAGACACGCCGCCACGATGCAtaatgattataaatattattataataaaccaCCTCGTATTTCCGTATACGTACAGTTGTGTGCATTTCTTGcctttcgttattttcttttctttacccGTAGAAAAAGGTTGTGCGAATAGGAGTCAGAACATCAGAGACCACAGAAAAATGGTAAGTAAATCTTtgcgttaaaaattaatgaattgaTATACAGTATCTTGCGAGAGTATTCGAACACTCGTGGAAACGATTAacgaatatattacgttaatgGAAAAACTTGAAAATGTGCACAtcatgtacaaaatatttagcgCAAGTAtacgtttcgtttcgataCGCGTCGACATTCAACGGAACTAACTTTAACGCTTGCTATATGTTTAACATTCTTGCTGTGCGTTACTTTTTTACTAAACGTTTCGAAATCTCAAGATATCTCACGTAACAGCCACGACATACAAAACTTTTCTGTGTcaagcgttcgaatactttcgtcagCCACTGTATCACGGTTGCGCGACAAATTACATTAGAACAGCCTTCGCATCTTATTTTTAAGTTTCTCAAACTTGTCGTCGTAGTTGTTAAACCTTGGCGTTTGCATGGTGAGGATATCCGAACGTTTATTCCTAACACGTTTTCGTCCCCATCGAAATCTCAGTTTCTTTCGTCCCCAGTGGGACAAACACCTGAGACTGTCGATACTCGAGTCTCGAATACTTCAGCCCGCCACCCCCTTAAATCGCTGTCCGCAAACGCATCTGCGACTCAGGGGTCCTAGCTTTGGCCTAACATCGTTAACGGGTGCAATGTCGTTTTCCACGTTGGAGAGGGTGCGGGAGATTCGTTTTCCTGGACATCTGGTGAATTCGATTTTGATGTGTTTCTGCCCTCCGGGGGTTGTACGGCTCCTCGGGGCTGCAACTCCGCCGTTCCCGTATCCCTGACAGTCCCATTGGGGACAGAAACGTTGCCGTGCTACGTCTCGTCCGTGTGTTTCCAGCGTTACAAGCGTGTGTACACACGTGCTATCGACCCCCGCGCGACCGCTCCTACAAGTGTGTCTCCCTTAAGTACTTACGTAGTGTCTGTGGTCCGCTGTCACAGTTTACCATCGTGTCCCCAGGTAGCTATGTATTTTTCAGTGGCGCGAAAACGTGGCGCCGCAAACGCGACCGAGCACCTCTTTAATATTGCAGCGAACGTTTGTCTTCCTGACGAGTTTCTGGGACATGCTCGTTGACTGGTaactatttcttctttttcttcttacatTCTGCCAACGTGTTTATGTCTTCTTTCATATCTCCTCTTCCTCTACACGTTATTCCTATTCGTTATATACGTGATTCGTCTTATAGACGTTAGGGATGGATTTTCGGTGAACTTTGAGGCACTCGGAACGATTCGAGAATGTTTCGTGAGAAAGGAAAAGACGATCATCGAGACTCCGTCTTGCGCGGATTTCGAGTAACATAACAGCGAGATTTCagttaattacaaattattatcacCGATAGATTGCCTTACGCGAACAATAATCAACGATCGTGGTAATAAAATTAGAGCAtggttgttaattaattagtaataaattgcataaaaataatgatattatcGAATAGCGACGTTCGAGTAAATCgtagaaattgcaaataatcGTATCGATTCgattcaaaattacaaaaggCGAATTCACAAACTACAACTCGTCGTTCGTCGATTCATTAACGTTGTTAACGAATTAATTACACTCTGGTGCAAGAGTTAGCGTAGCGGCTAGTTGCTTTAAATTTAACGACAGCAACGATCCGGGGATGAGATCGTTTTTCTACAAAGCGTCCTCTAAATCTTTTCATCCCTTGTCGAGCTACGTAGCCGCGTCCTCGCGGGAGTTTATCATGGAATTTAACCGGATAGAGTACCGGCCAACGTACAGCGTGTGTACATTGTAACAGCGATTCGCAGGGCGAAGGGCGTCAGCGTAGCGTGTAATACGTGTCCTGACGGATCTCTTGCAGAAGATCCATCGGGAGATTCGACAGATGCGTGCCCGCCTCCGCGCCCCAGGAACTACCACGGGGGTCTCGCGGGAGTCTTGCAGAGACAAACCGTCCCAGCGGGTCGGTATATACCCTACCGTATCATTTTCGTTACCCTCTCGTTCGCGTAAGGAGCATTTCATTCCACGGAGGAATTCTCGCGCAACTATTCCTCGAATTAAATCTCGATCGCGTTCTAATATGTTTGATAATAACGTCTCTAACAAGGAAACTATCTGCGTGACAATATTTCTTCCATCTACCGTAGCAACAGATGGAGAGGACTTTCTACTTTTACAGAAACAGAACGTTTCAATTTGCATGAAACGTGCGAAAAAGCAATGCACGTTGTCtcaagaatttatatatttgatcCATTGGTCCATTGGAACACTCGCATTCGCTCGCCTAAACCGTAGCCTTGTACGTAGAACGAATGTGGAACTTGTAGTTAACACTTACGTAGGCGACCAAAAGTTAGCCGACAAGTGCGTAAGAAGCTTTAGCGTTTAAAACTTTTGCATAAATTACGGCGTAAAAGTTTGCAAGAGGTTGCGAGTATTTTCATTAGGAAATAAAGGATCGTTGAAAGAGATATAGGAACGATTACCAGGGTTGGCCACAGTGGAATTAAAGGAGAACGCGAGATGCGTTTGGAAGACCAAGATGCGAAGAAGGGGATCGTGTCACAGTCGAAAGCGTTCCGAACGCTCACGTGCCGGAGCACGTGTCGGAAAACAAGCCCCTGTCGTGCAAACCCTCGCGTCCTTCTTCTATCATTACGCAAGGAGGCCTTACAAATCATGGCGGGCTTACCGCGCACGTTCCAACCCCAGCGCTCGTCACCGGCACGAATTAACGTGGCAAAGCTACCAATTAACCCTTGCTGTTGCCGTTTGATCGGCGCGATTTCCTCGGGAAATCAGCATCGATTATACCGTACGTTGCTTCGTAACGTTTTCCAGTCATCGGCTGTCCGGTTCGTATCGTCCCGTAAGAAACGACAATACGTCGATACGAGTCAATTACGTGTCATTGAGCGTCGTATAATTTCGGATTATTTGTCCGCCTTTGAGAAACCTTTTGAATCCCGTCTATTGTCGTATACGCTTCTGATTCGATTCTTCCGTGAACCGACTGTTCTTGGAAGCGTATAATATTCGTGAAGGAATATCGGGACGACGAGCGGATGTACAATGGAAACGTCTGGCGGCCGTTGTCACCGATCGGAGACGAGACGCGGATGAAACGTGTCTTTTTCGTGGCGCGTAGACCGACTTATTTTCGTCTCGCTTCAACCGGACAGACGGCAGAAGTGTCCAGAACGACCTCCTGGTGTTCAGGCTGGGCTTAGGCTAATCCGAAATCCGGATTACTCGTGCCTCAGCTGGTCCAGTCTTACGGACACGCCGTGTAACAGCGATAgctgtttccttctttttcttttctgttttctcaaGTATTAAAGGTCTCGATCTTGGCCGTATACGAATTTCGTTTCGGTAGGAAAAAACTGGCCGTTCCATCCGTTTCCGAACTCAACGTTTCTCGTCAAGAAGAAACGATCTGCATAAATATACTTATGCTAATTGCTCCGGATTGTCCGCCCGTTGATCCGTAGATCTGCTGAATCACGTGCACACACGCACGCGGTAAGAGTGGCCCTGTAAGAGTGGCTGGCCGGAACGGAAGTTCTTATGGCATTCCTATTACCGAGACACCCGGCGACGTATGTAAATAACCTCGCTATGTGAATCGCTTTATTTTCGCGTGTAAAGTATCTCCCTGGTTTATTCGTCGTATACGCGTCACGGGTTCGGTGGTAC of Bombus pascuorum chromosome 6, iyBomPasc1.1, whole genome shotgun sequence contains these proteins:
- the LOC132907977 gene encoding LIM/homeobox protein Lhx5 isoform X2, with the protein product MILSCAGCEKPIMDQYLLNVLDRAWHVECVRCFDCRTTLQDKCFSREAKLFCREDFFRRYGTKCSGCLQGISPQDLVRKARDKVFHLNCFTCLVCRKQMSTGEELYVLDDNKFVCKQDYLSGKPLPDTHHVHGHHGGDSLMGSGSEDEDEDGSAHHHHSGVGGSHLGPHNLGPGGPGDQTVGHTGDLPLGSDPCKQEDSEDQGSLDGDPETRDSQTENKSPDGGAGGGSGDGGAGSKRRGPRTTIKAKQLEILKSAFSSTPKPTRHIREQLAKETGLPMRVIQVWFQNKRSKERRLKQLTSMGRSPFFGGSRKMRGFPLNLNPGALGGEDGPPPGFPYFGAEKFEFGYGGPVAFHHEFFGAHPPPHPHGPPFSGPGNPGLDPASLAGMAAAVAVTGEYPPPGAGGGPPEFLTGPPGQGPPAPPSGSPGEFLAPSGGAQGNPSAGGNGGGPGGGGGGGGFLEPHQMQSEGLAW
- the LOC132907977 gene encoding LIM/homeobox protein Lhx5 isoform X1, whose translation is MILSCAGCEKPIMDQYLLNVLDRAWHVECVRCFDCRTTLQDKCFSREAKLFCREDFFRRYGTKCSGCLQGISPQDLVRKARDKVFHLNCFTCLVCRKQMSTGEELYVLDDNKFVCKQDYLSGKPLPDTHHVHGHHESSNLSTGGDSLMGSGSEDEDEDGSAHHHHSGVGGSHLGPHNLGPGGPGDQTVGHTGDLPLGSDPCKQEDSEDQGSLDGDPETRDSQTENKSPDGGAGGGSGDGGAGSKRRGPRTTIKAKQLEILKSAFSSTPKPTRHIREQLAKETGLPMRVIQVWFQNKRSKERRLKQLTSMGRSPFFGGSRKMRGFPLNLNPGALGGEDGPPPGFPYFGAEKFEFGYGGPVAFHHEFFGAHPPPHPHGPPFSGPGNPGLDPASLAGMAAAVAVTGEYPPPGAGGGPPEFLTGPPGQGPPAPPSGSPGEFLAPSGGAQGNPSAGGNGGGPGGGGGGGGFLEPHQMQSEGLAW